ACTTTTTGTTTATTGTTACTTAAAGCCATTGTCTTTAATGACAAACGTTTTTTTGGTAAATTCCCAGCAGCTTTTTTCGCCCCTGTAACTGGATCAGTTTCAGAATCTGCTGTAGTAAATTCTTGTGAACTACTTTTAGCAACGGGTGCGGCTGTCATAAAAGGATTAACATAATAGAATCCTGCTCCTTTTAATGTTCCCACATATTTACCAAAAAGGGTCATTACTAAAGCTTCATTGGGATGAACAACTTTTAATCCTGCTATAAGTAACCATAAAGGTAATACCCAATAGAAGATACCTAAACCCAGTAAAATTCCACCTAAAACTGGTTGACTACCTTCACTCAAAATAAAAATCCCCCAAATAAAAGCAACAATTGATAAAACAATCCCCAACAACATCATTAAAAATACCGGCATACCCTTATGAGCTTTTAAAATCTTTTCTTCTGTCGGTTGTTTTAACGCTACTTTTTCATTATTCATTTGCTTCCTCCTTTGATATCATTTTGATATCACTTTAATCTTCATGCAAATAATATCATGACAAGATAAAATTAGCAAACTAAAGTAACGTCGCTTACAAAATCAAACAAAAAAGCACCTAAAAAGGCGCTTTTTTTCAAAAATTGTGGTTTAAAAAATTGATCTTTTTGTAAATTCTATTCTTATGGTAAAAAGCTACAAATTCTTATGGTTTTATATAAGCGTAGCCCTGCTCTTGAAGTTCGATTAAATCTAAAACACCAGCAGTAACAACTTCCACTCCCAGTGGCAATTCATCTTGTAGCATATGAAAAGCATTCATAGCATTTTGACAGGCATGAAAAGATACATTAGGATTTTCAGTAATAAAAGTTTGCGCACGTTTTAATTGATAGCTTTGAATGCCACTTCCATTTACGAGCAGGACAATTTTGGCATCACTGCGCAACTTTAGTAAATTGTAAATATTATTTGTTGCCTCTTGCCATTTGTTTATCTCATCAACATGAAATACTACTTTCATTTTTATTCCTCCTTGGCTATTCATGTAATTTGTGAGACTAATTAAATCTTCTTGTCTCATGTAAAAAAGCTTCTAGTCATAAATCTTTTTTGTAAAATATTTTAGTAAAAATGGCGAAGAAAGTGTCGTTAATAAAATTATTAAGACAAAGGCAGAATAATAATTTTCCGCTACCATATTGGCTTGAAATCCTAATTGAAGGATAATCAATGCCATTTCACCTCTTGAGACCATGCCAGAGCCAACCATGAGGCTACTATTGTTATCAAATCCCACAAGTTTGCTTCCAAGAAAGCCCCCAATAAGTTTTGAAAAGATTGCAATCGCGGTCAAAATTATGATCAACGTCAACTGTGATCCAATTCCAACAAAAGATATCTCCAAACCAATACTAACAAAAAAGACTGGAATAAATACGGCATAGCCAATTGCCTCAATATTACGAGAAACTTCTTGCCAAACTTTTGTCTGTCCAATCGCTACTCCCGTAAAAAAAGCCCCAATGACCGAGCTTAATCCAATAAAATCAGCTAAATAAGACATTCCTAGACACAAAACAAGTGAAACGATAATAATGGATGACTCGGCCATTAATTTCTTACTCAGTTCCATTAAGTAAGGTGCACCCCAACGAATTAAAAAGAATACTCCCATAAAAAATAGAAATTGTTCTAATAACATCAGACCTAACGAGGTATTACTGCTAGAACTTGTCCCAACCAATGACATACTAAGGCTAACAATCAGTACAACTAAGATGTCATCAACTACCGAAGCCCCCAAAATTGTTGAACCTTCTTTTGTATTAATCACATTTAATTCCTTTAATACTTCAACAGAGATGCTGACAGAAGTAGCAGCTAGTATTAATCCTAAGAAAAAAGATTGTGATAAGGAAATATGAAAAAGTGTTCCGCCAGCAGTTCCTAAAATAACAGGTAATAAAATTCCTAAAATTGCCACATACATTCCCGGTTTAAAATATTTTTTTAATAAAGATAAGTCACTTTCAATGCCAGCCAAAAACATTAACAATATGACACCAATTTCTGAAAAGTCTTCTACTAAAATATCTGGATGAACCCATTTTAAAGCAGCATTGCCTAATAAAATTCCTACTAGAAGTTGTCCAATTACAGCTGGAATACCTATTCTTCTTGAAAAATGACTTGCAATTGTTGTACTAGCTAAAATTAGACATAAAACCCCAATAAATTCCATCGTTTCCACCCTCTCTTTACCAAATCCAATATGGTTTATTAAATGTCAATTGGATTCACTATCAGTCTAGCGAAAAAGAAGCATTATGAGAAATATTAGTGCTTATTTGCAGCAAATTATTGCGAATTAACTTTTTTGATACTATTAAATTTATGATTAAAAATATCGCAACTAAAAATGGAACCAACACAAAAAAAGAGATGTCCCCCAGAAAGGAATACATCTCTAAATCGTTGGCAAGCCAACGTTCTAACCAAGTTAGAATTATTCCGCAGCGTTGGCGTCTTTGAGACCGTATTGAGAGCTGGATTACTTTCTGGTGGTACCTGACAGGCATAAAACAGCTTGGGTAAGGAATTCTTGAGGAAATTAAAAAGCTAATGTAACTCAGTAAAATTTGATTGAGAAGGTCAAAAGTATGGTCAAAAAATACTCGCCAGTATGTCAGACTATTCAAACTATTAATGGATAATTAGATGGATATTAATAGCAAGATGCTTTGAATGCCTTATCAGTGAATTCTTTTCTTTTCATTTCATCTAAAAGATAGTTGTCAAATTATCATCCTCACCAAAAATTTCAAATTAAAACAGTAATAATACCATCAAATCTTTAGTTTATCATAGCCAAATAATGTCCTCTATCAATCTTATTGATTAAGGTCATCATAAATCGTGCAGATTGAATAATTTCCTTATTACTTCTTTGATCAGTGTGAGATAGCACATTTATTACTTCCAAAAATTTACCTAACTTTGTAAGTTGTGTATTAGACATTTTTTCTTCATCAAGAGAATTGCAAATTAAAGTGACAATCTCCTTTTGATGTGATTTTTGAGGGAAAATACTATTTCCTGTTTTAAATTGTAAAAATTCTTCAAAGACACGTCGCATACTATTGGAAGAATGATAAGTATCACATTCTGTCAATTCATCAGAAAAATTTTTCTTGATAATTGATAAACTTCCTTAAATAGTTTCTTATACGGTTTAACTGCTGAATTTACAACCCTTAAATTACTTTTCGCTTCTATGTCCTTATATACTTCGTAATACTCAACAACTTTTATTCCAGAATTGTTTTTTGGTAATCCATAAGTCAATTGGCAAAAATCATTCCATACATGAGTTAGTACAAAAACTTGAGGATCACTTTCTTTTAACAACTGTTTGACGAGTTCTATTACAAAAAAGCGATTTGCATCGTCTAAACTTGAAATTGGATCATCCAACACTATCAATTCTATACTCTGCTTTAGATTTTCTTGTTTTTCATCTTCATATAATTCGTAAAAGAAAAACAACAGTGCTAATAAGTTTTTTTCGCCTTCACTTATGTCTTCAATACTAAGAGCCTCATTTGTAACTGAATGACCAATCCAATAATATGATTTATCTTTATCAGTTAATAAATTTAGCCTTAAATTAATTTCGTTATTCTCTAGAATAGTATTCACCAATTTTGGAAAGTCTGAAAAATTTGAACTTTTAGTTTCCAGATCAATAATTTTCTGCTTTGTTGCTTCATTATTTTTTTTTACCTGATTATATTCATCTTTATCAGCTTCGAGTTGTTTAAGCATCATTTGTATTCCTTTATCCTGCACAATAGCTAATCCAATTGCACCTCTGACAAGAACACTTTGTTTATTTATCAATGTATTAAGTTCATGTTTTCTATTCCGTATTTCAGTGATAACCTCATTATAATTTTGCTCAGCACTATTAAATATGAGAATGATCTCTTCTTTATTAATTTGAACTAAATCGTCTATGTTTTGAAGTTTTAGTTCAAATTTTTCAATAACTTGATTTACTTTATTTACCATATTATTTAAAGAAGTTATTAAAGTTTCTATTTTTTCTGTCGAGAGAACTTTATCTAGAAAAACTAATTTACTATTGAACTTTTCAATTTTTTCTATCCAATCATTTAAAGTTTCTATTGCTTTTAAAAATGCAAGTGTTGCTCTCTGCTTTTCACTAGAGTTATATAGCTCTACTCTTTGCTTTATCTCATCTAGTTCAATACTGCCGCCACAAAATTGACACTGATTTTCTTTCTGGTGGATATTTACACCATCATTTAACCACTTAACAATAATCGAAGACGGAATTAGTATATCCGTAAATTTTTGAGCCAAAAAACTAGCTGCATCGTCAACTATTAATTTGTCTTTGTCTGAAAATATTATATTTTCTATTACTATGGATTCGATACTTAATAATTCTTTTTCTAAACTTTTATCGCCTTTATACTCAATCAAAATATTTTCGTCTGCTTGAATTTTTTTTGCTGTTGCAATATCAGCTTGATAAAGATCAATAACTCGCTTAATGTCAATATTTCTCTGTTTTCTATTTATCGATAACGAACCTTTTTTTTGGTCGTACTTACTGTCAATTAGTAGCCGTATCTTACTTTCCGATGCATCAATATTTGTTTGATACACTTTTTCGTCTTTCAGCTGATCCTTTATTTCTTTAATTTGCTGTGCGTTACTAACCTGCTGCTCACCAAAAACTGCCCTTACACCTTGAATTTTTGAATCATTGTCTTCAATTAATAAATTATTTTTCACATATTCTCTATTAAAAAGTCGGCTATTATCCAAGCGACCATACTGTTCAACTAACCCTTTAGCTAATGAACTTTTTCCACATCCATTGTATCCAAAAATAATATTTTTTTGACAAAATTTGTCCACTGGTCCACTATAGTCTGAGAATGACTTAAGAGTATACGATTGAAGGTTATTAAGCATTTTTATTAACCTCATTTTTTTCTACTAATATTGGTAACTTGTCAGCTATTTTAGTTACCCATACTGGTGTATTGATACTCGATAATATTGGGCCGGAACCCAGCTTAGTAAAATACGTCTTATTAGTTACTTTACTGCTCAATAAAACAAATCTCATTATGTGATCCCCTTTTACTTTTCCATTTAGAGGTAGCAAATCCACCTCCAATTAACTGTATTAATTATATCACGCTCTTATTTGAACATGATATTTTTATAAGAGCAAAACAATTGTGGTTAAGTAAATAAAAAGGAGTAATGAATTAGCAGCATAAATTGTCAAATAATAAAATATCCATGTCCTTCTTATTCATAAGGCTCAAATTAGTAATACTACGAATTTTACTATGTTTATAACCGGATATATATTGTTCTATCAATCAACAAAAACAACACTTCTCATTAAAGATACTCAAATAAACTCTCATCTGATCCAACTTGAACTAAGGCTACTCCCCAGTTTAAAAGTAATTCATAAAATTCATTGATTTTGTTTACATATGCTTTCTTAATTGAATCTTTGTGCAAGACATAGTTTTTGTTGAGTTCAGATTTAATAATACTATTTTTGTCCCTTGCTATTCTATTACCGTTATAATGCTGTTGTATATCAACTTCCTCAATTATTCTTTTATCAATAAGATAATAGACAAAATACCTCAGCAACCAATATTTTTCCTGCATTCTTACACTTTTATCAGCATCGTAAGTAGAATGAACATCTTTTAACATGTTTTCTAAGATATTTAATAAATCTTTTACAGCATAGTCTTTTTTTATCCACAATATGATACTTAAGCATTTAGAATAATCATCTAAATTACTTTGGAGAATTTTTTTAAGGAGGTTTTGCCTATCAATTCTTTTTCATCAAATATCACCGAATAGAGAAGTATTTGATACACTTCTTGATTCCAACCATTAGATATACAATGATTTAATTTTTGTCTATACAGAGCTTTATTTTCTTTGAAATAAGCTCGGACAATACTTTTTAGTTTCTCTTTGTTGACTCTAAGCTCAATCAGTTGTTCTGTAAATGTAATAAATTTATTTGATAACCTTGAATCTTTCAATGAAGTGTCTAAGAATTTTTCATATATGTTAAACTTTGTCACATTTTCTCTAGTAATAAGAACTTGATTAAGCAATTCAGAAGAAATCTTTGAATACTTGAATTTATTCATTACTACTGAATATACACATTTTATAGCTCCTTTATTACCACGCGCTTCTTCGCTGATACAAAAATCTATGAAGTCATTTATTTTATTTTTCCAAACAAGAACTTTAGATTTATTACTAAGATCATCAAAATAATTAAATATCTCCATTTTTTGTCTATCATTTTTAAATGGAAAAGTATGTATCTCTGTTTTCTTGTCATTTAAAATCAAATTATATTCTCTACAAATTGAATTAAAATCCATAAGAAATTTCTCTTTTTCTGCATCCGTTGAAAAGGAGTACTTTATATCATCCACATACCTTGTGTATTTATGCCCTTTTTCCATTAGTTCTTTATCAACATAGCACATATAAAGCTCCGCTATTAATCTAGAAGTTATGCTACCTGTTGGAATCCCATGAGTCTCCCCATACTGGCATTTTTGAATTATACTATCTAAATCATTAGAGAAGCCCCCGCTTCTATTAGATTTAGAATTCTGTTTTCCATGGATAACCCAAGGAATACTATGTGTATAAAGAGTGTGATAAAAGTTTGACAAATCTAGCGATAATATATTACTTCCTCCAAAAAGGAGTCTCTGCTCCATCTTCTTAGTAAATTTAAAATCAAAGTCTAGTTCATTGAAATATTTAGACGTAGATTGCACATTTTTCTCAAACATCTCAATAAATTCCTCTTTGTGGTCTTCTAGGAAATAACACAGCTGCAAATAGCTAAAAAGATTAGGCATCTTGTACTCTCTTCTAGCATAGTTGCTTTTAGGGATATTAAAATAAATTGGTTCTGTATCTACATTCTTTTTTACTTCTTTAAAATCATAATAGCTTCTCAAATCCGCTGCATTTAATAACTGATACAAATCTTGTAAACTTAAAAGTTTCAAATAAAAATTTTCTGGGATACCATAATGTTCTTCTATTTCATCATCTTGAATATAATCAGATTCAATTTTTTTCATCTTAACATCATAATATCCATATCTAACTAAAAAAGAAGCGTCAAAAATCGTGTTATACAAATTTCTAATATCATGGCTTTTCATACTTGTAATTTCTCCTATAAGATATATCCTATCAAATAAAATTTCTAGAATTTGATAAAAGCTTTAACGTACAGATTTGTAATCCTTTACTTCAAAATAAAGATTTTCTTAATTCATTGTACTACTTTTTCATTTTTTGAACCTGAATTTTAAATTTACTTCTAAAACTCAAGTTACTTAGTTTGAAATATCTCTGTAAGTTTCTCTCGCGTAAATACCACCTATTAAAGAGGATAAGCTCCAAAAATATGATTTAGAAAAAAACAAACCACATCCGAAAATGTAATCTGCCAAATTTTTTTAACAATGCTTTCCTTATTCCATATCACTTATGTCTTTGATTCCGTATTAAGACCTTGAAATAATTTTGCATGTTAACAAATTGAAAAAACAGCTTAAATACGAGATTTTTAGGAATTATAAAACCTAACTAGGATCAGCAAAAGTTTGATTAGGAAGTCAAAAAATATGAGCAAAAAGAATGCATTGGTATATTGTTTTGAATAATTATTCTTGATTATTGATTTAAATTTTCAAAAGCAGAATTACATATATCAGTCTGAAATTCGTCACTCTTTTCACAACCAATAACTATCAGTCATTTTCTTCCATGATGTAAAGATATTTGATGTCTTTAAGATATCTATTGAGAGCTGGATTGCTCTCTAGTGATATCTAATAAACAGAAAACAGTGTAAATACGGGATTCTTGAGGAATTTAAAAATCTAATGCAACCCAGTAAAATTTGATTGAGAAGGTCAAAAGTATGGTCAAAAAATACTCGCCAGTATATTATACTTTTCATATGAGTTAAGATGTTTTATCCGTTTTTGTAAAACCTGATTCATTTACTCAGATTTTATATACGCTTTAAAAGCCATTAATATCAAAGAGTATTACCTAACTTGCACTGTAAAATTTCAACTGTTTTCAAATAATATTAAATCCATAATATCGATTTAACGAGAAAACCATGCGAATTGAAACGATTTTGTCATGTACAATTTGCCAACTTTGAAATTGATGACTTTTCGATCAGATTAAGTATCACAGAATAGCATTCCTTTAACTGAACTAATCATTTTCATAATAAAGAAGTCCCCTTGACATTTCTGTAACTTGGAACCCCTCTATTTCTCGGCCTATTTTTCCACCGACGTAGTTTTCACGATTTTCTAGAAGCTCTTCAATGGTTACAACAATTGGGAAAGTTTTGAGATACTTTTCCCTATCAGGTGACCAAATATCAATAACATCAGCAATTAATAGATTAAAAAAGAATATAAGTGTTGCCTGTTGTTTGTAATCAATCCATTTAGTAGTTTTAACCCATCTTTTATTATTTTTGTCATCTTTTTTTACTTGTAAATATGTTAATGAATCACCATGTACTGATAAAATTTCATTCGTTCCTCTTGTACCACCATAAGAGAACCCATTTTCTTTTTGTGTTATTTGTAGTCCATGCTTGTAAGAGTTATAATCCTGTCTGTTATCCAGATATGTTACCGCAAATTGAATATACCTTTTAAAACGCTCTACTATTTCTTTTTCAGTCAAATTTGTCTTATCAATAATCTCCGCTGGGACACTCTTACTTCCATAAAATACAGCAGTAATAATTTCATCATCTGTAAAGTCAGATAAATTAAAAATATTATAGACTTGCTTTTTCAATTTCTGTATGTTGTTATTATATTTTGTTAAGGTCATGTCCGCTAAATCTAACCAAGGACATCCTCTCATAGAGCAATGTGCCATGTACAAACGTAAAAAAGATTCCAAACAATGGAAAACTGTTACCGCCAGTTCTGTTTTTGCATATTTTAAAATTTCTTCTTCTTCAAAAGATCTTTCATATTCTAAAATGCCTACTTTCATATTTGACCCTTTACAGTAAGATTCCGAGGACTCAATCATTTTGAGTAAAGAATCTAATTTTATTGAATAATAATCTTTGTTGTAATTCTTGTAAAATTCATCATTGAGTTCTTCAAACTGCTCAGAAGCTAGATTGAAGAAAGGATTGTTACTCTTCTTTGCTTTTTTAGACACTTCTTTTCACGCCCCTATACATATCATCAATAACAAACGTTTGCTTTGTTAAATTTTCCCTTATTATATCAATAATTCCAAATCATGAAATCTATTAGTCCATTCATACGCCACAAACGTGATCATTGTGCCTGTCAAGGTGATTGACTACCACAAATTGTCACTAAAAGCTACGAATCAAAATAGGATCAACAAAGGTATCAACAATAAGAATATGCTTCACAAACTTAGATGTGAAATGTCTTATTGGTATAAAGCAAATATTAATACTAAAAAACTATGAAGCTTTACGAGCTTTCTTAAGACCTGGTTAGACCAACCGTTTTTTAAACAGCTTCATAATGCTTTAATAGCAATGATCTAAAGAGATTGAAACATGAAAAATTTTATTGACTTTCAAATTATTTGAAAGCAATGGTGTCAATTATTTGCGAGCCAAATCAATACCATTAAATACATAAAGTATTGAGTGGGAATAAAGGATATAATCTAATTGAAGTTTTTACGCTGATTTAATATGGGTTTACGGGTTATAGAAGGGTTAATTCTATTTAAAATTTGATGGTTCCCCGCCAAAAAAGAGGCGGAAAAATAAGTTAATATTTTGATGGGTTACAGAAGTAGACTCCTTGACGATTTGGTCAAGAAGTCTATTTTATTTCCAAAGAAACTATACTTCAAACTCTCGAACACTTTGTTTCTCATCTTCTGTTAGTTTGAAAAGTTCCATAACTACCTCGTCAATCTCAGTGTTAAGATTGGAAATTAGGTAATCATCCCTTTTCTCTTTTTTACTTTCTTTCATGAGACGATGCACAATAATTTCCAATTTTTTTTGTTGTTCATCTGTCGCATCAGGTATGGGAAATTGTTTAAGTTCTTTGACTTGTAGCCTAGGAAACATTTTCCTTGATAGTTTGTCAAAAGTTATATAATACCAAATTGATACAGGTTTGGAGTTGATTAGAGCAAGTAAATAATAAGGATTTGTCTGGATATTTGTAACAACCAAAGAGCTAATGTTATTAATAAAGTATTCATCTGTATAAGTGGCTTCAAATGCATAGTTTTTTAAAGTTAAGATTTCACGTATTAAAATTCTTGGTTCATTAAATTTAACAGAATATCTTGGTTCAGCCAGATGGTCGCCATATTTTAGCCATTCATTACTCCAAATCAAATTATACCGTTTGACATCCTTCCCTTCAAGGTACCTGACGTATGATTCATCAATCTGTGTCTTCGAATCATAAATGCGGTTTTCTACATCTTCTGCAGATTGCTTTGGTTTTCCTTTTCCCTCTTGATAGGCTTTAATACCAGTTGTTGCCTTTGCAATTTCTGGTCTATTTAAAATTGGAAAAGTTTGTATTTTTTTATAAGCACTAATAACATCTGAATATTTCACCATTGATATACTAAAAATTGGAATATCACCAAAAAAATCTGAAGAAACTCTTCCAATTGTTGTAAACTCTTGAGACTTAAGCTCTACCATTTCAATCCAGTTGGGTTGTTTTTTCTTAAAGAAAATAATGCAATTGTCAACATTAGCATCCGTAAAGATTTTATCTAAGGAATTAATTAATACAACATCACTAGTCTCTTTAGATATGAACTCGCGAATCTTTGAATTCGTTTGAATGGTCAAGAAATTATTTGGAATAATAAAACTAAACGTCCCGCCTTTCCTCATCAATTTATATGCTAACTCAATAAAGAGTGTATACGTGTTGGCCTGATATTCACTAACTCTGTATGTCCTAGAATAATAATTTTTCACATCTTCGCTAAATGAGTGATTACGAGCAAAAATATAAGGTGGATTACCAATAACAAGGTCAAACCCAATAAATTCTCCATCTTCATTTAGAATTTCTGGAAATTCCATCCGCCATTCAAGTCCACTTGCAAACATTGGATTTTGCATAGCTCTATCAAAATCCTTTTGTGCTAATGAGAGTTGCTTATTAACTTCATTAAATCTTTCCTGTTCAGCTTTTTCATCCCCAAACAAATCAAATACACGAGCAGACTTCAATTCATTTTGAATTTTTTTCAGTCTTTTAAGCTCAGGACTTGTAGCCGAATCATCAAATGAAGCTTTGATTTTACTAATTTTTTCAAACATTTCTGCTTTTGTTCGCTTGTTATTTGTATTTTTGTAACTTTTAACAAGTTGTAAATAATCCTTAAAAATAGTCTTACGCATATCAAAACTAAAGTCTAAATCAAATTTATGAAGCAAACTATCTCCGACTTTAATATTAATGTCAATATTGGGAAGCGTCACAAGTTCTCCCGATTCATCATAGTAAGAATTTTTCAATAGCTCAATCCAAAGACGTAGACGACATATATTGGCAGAGTTTGGATTAATGTCAACTCCAAATAAACAATTTTCGATAATAGATTGCTTTTGAATGAACAACGATTTTTGTATCTTCAATGTCTGCTTTTTTTTGGTGTGATAAGAAAAATTGTCTCCATAGCTATCTTGAACAACCAGCTCATCGTTGGTTACATAAGCATTAATCTCTAAGGGTTGATCCTCCTTATCAAAAAGAACACGTAATTCCGATTTTAATGCAATAATTTCATTTAGAACCGAAACAAGAAAGTGACCAGAACCTACTGCTGGATCACATATTTTTAACGTATCAATGATGTTAGATATTTCCAATCGTTTTGCTGTCCGATCAGCAATATTTTCTATTTCATTTATATAACTTTTTATATCCTGTATATTGTTTGCTTTCCAGCCAAGAACAACATTGATTTTATCAACTACCGCGGTTCGTATAGCCTTCCTAGACATATACATTGTGATCTTGCCGGGAGTAAAAAATGAACCATCTGCGTATCCATTAATCTTTTCAAAAATTAATCCTAATACTGAAGCATTTATCAATTCATTTTTTGAGTTCACTTTCCCGGTAATCGTCGTTGAGAAATCAAAGCTATTCAAGAATTCGAACAGATATTGTTGAAAATCTAATTTCCCAGTTTTACGCTTTCCTCCAGCTCCTTTCAAAACTGTTTTACTATAAATATCTATATCTTCTTCCCGTAAGCTATCAATTGTAGTTCCCTTATCACGGTTAAGTTCTAGTTCACTCTCTTCAAATAAGGAACTGTTCAGGTATGGTACATATCCAAACTTTTCTTCTAGTCTTGGATTGCGCTGTTCATGACGTTTAGCTAATATTCCAAAAAATAAATCACTCAAATCACCATACGTCTTAATTTTATCGTAGGTCAAAAATTTGAAGCTTTCATCATTATTGAACGCAACAAGTTGAGACTCCAGAAGTTTTAAAAATAAAATTCGATTTACCCATACAACTGCTAATTGAACCGCATTATCATATTGTTCTTCTTCAGGCACATCATTTTGATCCAATCTACTGATTGTAGATTCCACCAAAGAAGCATACTGCCTTTTTTCCGGTTTAAATCGTTTAATAACTTTTGATGAACCTTCTTTTACCTCTTCTAACCCCATTATATAAAGTAATTCATCATAAAACGCTTTGTTCAATTTATTGGAATCAGTAAAAATTTCTTTATTTAAAAGATTCTCTGATGAGAAAAAACGATAAAGCTGTGTAAGATTATGTTTCTTTAACGTGATTGGTTTAGTTGAAGCCAAGGCATCTCTTAAATCAAAATGAGCAATAGCGATCCCTTTATCAATCGCTTTATCGATTTCCGGTCTAATAACCTCTGTGTAGAGAAAATCCGTATTCGAGCTAGACAGTTGTTTTTTTTGCCATTTTCCATATAAACTCAAAAGCTTCTTATTATTGTAGAAGTATTTTTCAAGTTCCTTTGCTTCAATAACAAACCATGACAAACCATTGGTAATAATTGACTTTTTAATCTCCAAGTTTTCAGAAATAGTACGCTCAAAAAGATAATATGAAACAGCCTCTTGAAAAGCTTTAGTATTGAGATTTTCAGTTGTCATCATTTCGTTAAGATTACTCAATCGCTTTGTTTCAATAGTAACCCCAAGTGTACTATTACTATCTTGTCCATTATATATAGCAAGATCAATGCGATTACTGGTGTTAATAAAGTTATTAGGCAGGACTGATTTTAGGAAACTAGAGATAATATTTTTTTGATGCTCTTCTGATTCATCTTTCTTTGAATCCAGTGTTTCAATATATGAGATAAGTTTGCTCTCAAACTCTTTTTTTTCATCCTCCTGTGGCATAATTGCCTGAACATTTTTGTTCATACTTTCTTTTAATGTGAGCCCTTTTATAGCCATATATTTCCTTTCCATTTCGTTATTCTCACGTAATTTGTTAATAGTCAAGATAATTATATCACAATGCTGTAGACTAGCTAACGAGAACAAACAAAAGTAATCTCTTGAAGCAATCTGGTATAAAGA
The DNA window shown above is from Enterococcus montenegrensis and carries:
- a CDS encoding DsrE family protein, whose translation is MKVVFHVDEINKWQEATNNIYNLLKLRSDAKIVLLVNGSGIQSYQLKRAQTFITENPNVSFHACQNAMNAFHMLQDELPLGVEVVTAGVLDLIELQEQGYAYIKP
- a CDS encoding cation:proton antiporter, with amino-acid sequence MEFIGVLCLILASTTIASHFSRRIGIPAVIGQLLVGILLGNAALKWVHPDILVEDFSEIGVILLMFLAGIESDLSLLKKYFKPGMYVAILGILLPVILGTAGGTLFHISLSQSFFLGLILAATSVSISVEVLKELNVINTKEGSTILGASVVDDILVVLIVSLSMSLVGTSSSSNTSLGLMLLEQFLFFMGVFFLIRWGAPYLMELSKKLMAESSIIIVSLVLCLGMSYLADFIGLSSVIGAFFTGVAIGQTKVWQEVSRNIEAIGYAVFIPVFFVSIGLEISFVGIGSQLTLIIILTAIAIFSKLIGGFLGSKLVGFDNNSSLMVGSGMVSRGEMALIILQLGFQANMVAENYYSAFVLIILLTTLSSPFLLKYFTKKIYD
- a CDS encoding AAA family ATPase translates to MLNNLQSYTLKSFSDYSGPVDKFCQKNIIFGYNGCGKSSLAKGLVEQYGRLDNSRLFNREYVKNNLLIEDNDSKIQGVRAVFGEQQVSNAQQIKEIKDQLKDEKVYQTNIDASESKIRLLIDSKYDQKKGSLSINRKQRNIDIKRVIDLYQADIATAKKIQADENILIEYKGDKSLEKELLSIESIVIENIIFSDKDKLIVDDAASFLAQKFTDILIPSSIIVKWLNDGVNIHQKENQCQFCGGSIELDEIKQRVELYNSSEKQRATLAFLKAIETLNDWIEKIEKFNSKLVFLDKVLSTEKIETLITSLNNMVNKVNQVIEKFELKLQNIDDLVQINKEEIILIFNSAEQNYNEVITEIRNRKHELNTLINKQSVLVRGAIGLAIVQDKGIQMMLKQLEADKDEYNQVKKNNEATKQKIIDLETKSSNFSDFPKLVNTILENNEINLRLNLLTDKDKSYYWIGHSVTNEALSIEDISEGEKNLLALLFFFYELYEDEKQENLKQSIELIVLDDPISSLDDANRFFVIELVKQLLKESDPQVFVLTHVWNDFCQLTYGLPKNNSGIKVVEYYEVYKDIEAKSNLRVVNSAVKPYKKLFKEVYQLSRKIFLMN
- a CDS encoding RNA-directed DNA polymerase is translated as MKSHDIRNLYNTIFDASFLVRYGYYDVKMKKIESDYIQDDEIEEHYGIPENFYLKLLSLQDLYQLLNAADLRSYYDFKEVKKNVDTEPIYFNIPKSNYARREYKMPNLFSYLQLCYFLEDHKEEFIEMFEKNVQSTSKYFNELDFDFKFTKKMEQRLLFGGSNILSLDLSNFYHTLYTHSIPWVIHGKQNSKSNRSGGFSNDLDSIIQKCQYGETHGIPTGSITSRLIAELYMCYVDKELMEKGHKYTRYVDDIKYSFSTDAEKEKFLMDFNSICREYNLILNDKKTEIHTFPFKNDRQKMEIFNYFDDLSNKSKVLVWKNKINDFIDFCISEEARGNKGAIKCVYSVVMNKFKYSKISSELLNQVLITRENVTKFNIYEKFLDTSLKDSRLSNKFITFTEQLIELRVNKEKLKSIVRAYFKENKALYRQKLNHCISNGWNQEVYQILLYSVIFDEKELIGKTSLKKFSKVI